Within Quercus lobata isolate SW786 chromosome 5, ValleyOak3.0 Primary Assembly, whole genome shotgun sequence, the genomic segment TCAATTGAGGAAAATCTCGACATCCAAATTGAGGAAAATTCTGTCCTCGTAACTCTATATCCTGCATCCGTCCTAATTAAcattatataatgtgaaaatgaaattaTCAAAATTGATGTTTTGATAACTAGTAGATTGCCTACTTGTAGGTACCATACCCTAAAAAGGTACTATATAGAATTACCCTACAAATGTTCAAAAGGCATCAgaacactttttttaaataatggtaGGCAACAAACTTCTTTAAGAGATGCAAAAATCAGGTTAAGTACGGGTGTCTTACATTTAATGCACAACTGTATGGATCCTTGGACAGTTGCTTTTGTTATTAGACAACAAtctatatattcaaaaaaaaaaaaaaaaatctatatattcaACATGCATGTCTGGCAACTCATCTTCATCCACGGCTATTATCATGAAACTTTTTCCCCTCCTATCCTTCTTATTCTTCACTTTGGGGACAGTACTATCAAATCCTCAGCGATATGAGTCAATTTTCAACTTTGGGGACTCTCTTAGTGACACAGgcaattttcttctttctggCGCCGTTGCATTTCCAGTAATAGGGAAGCTCCCTTATGGTGTGAGCTTCTTTCAACACGCAACTGGCCGGTGCTCCGATGGACGCTTAGTGGTTGATTTCATTGGTATTTTGActtgcttttcttcttccttcattatttttattagttaaattCCTATATTCAATTCACAACAAGATCATATGAAAATGAATTGAGCTTAAAAGCTGTGGTTTAGAGAACAAAACTTGGTTCGAATTAATCTAAACTCTTCcactaaataataaaacaaagaaaaactatttttaaatgcTAAAGCAGTGATACAAGTAACAAAGTTAATAAGAAAACACATTTGACTCTTCAAAacatttcttttcaatttcagtaaaatttaaaagagcTATATCTAAGAATAACCGAAAATAGGTGCACGTCCAGCTCTTTAATACTACTCAAATTTTTGCAAGACACTAGGTACAGTGCTCAACAAGTTTGTAGAGCACTAGCGCTTTGTAcgatttttatatatatttaaaatttttcactctgctaactaaaaaaataattatttatgttgAGTATTTTCATTGAATGTGAGTAATTCCAATAATGATTCTAAATTGACTAAAAAGTCAATTTAGCAACCAATTCCTTAAAAATGTTTCTACATCAAAGAAGtaaactcaaaaaagaaaatagagtttGAGCCACActtaaacttaaaacaaaatttatttatttattttaatgtgagggttttaaaaaaaatagtattttaatgtgttgacGGTTGGGATTGTTGTTGATtatgttagatatattattttattgtattgtttatattattttaatgtgttaaatgttaaaataaaatctttaatcTTGGCcgggtgtattataaaatgaaatgttaaaattgataaaataatattttgagtcactaaaaactatattttttaacaactttgCTATGAATGCTGCAggataagaaaataaagagtttGCTATATTGAGTGTAATTAAAAAGTGAGTATAGAAAAATGACTTCACTTTGAAGTCGATATAGATTGTAAAATCCCATGTCAACGTTAAATTATTAATCAGCTGTGGTGAAATTAAAATGTAGCTGAGGCATATGGGCTGCCATATCTTCCTCCCTATCTAGCAATAGACAATGGTCATGATTTCAAGCACGGAGTAAATTTTGCTGTTGCCGGAGCCACCGCACTTGATCCACAATTCTTCAAAGAACTAAAACTGGAATCACTCCTATGGACTAAGGACTCTTTGAGCATTCAGCTTGGTTGGTTTAAGAAGCTGAAGTCCTCCCTCTGTACGACCAAACAAGGTGACATTTACCTAAAACCTGTAATTAGACtcatccttttattttttttcaacatcAACTTTTTATGATATATACAACCTTTCGTTTCTGTCATAGATTGTGACAACTATTTCAAGAAGTCGCTCTTTCTCGTGGGAGAGATTGGTGGAAACGATTACAACTACGCTTTCTTTGTCGGTGCAAGCATTAAAAAGCTTCGAGCTTTCGTCCCCGTTGTCGTTGATGCAATTACTAAGGCCACCAGTGTAAGCTCACTCATAAATGATCAAACTCTTCATGTCGGGCTAGACAGGTGGCCAAAATCatcattaaaatattacaaatatgatacttacaaaaaaattttaatcacaaAAGAATAGTAATTCAAAACCTcctttattatatatgttgttTAAATGAGACCCATATATTTAtcacatcaatttttatttttttgaactaaaatatATGGtaactttatcatttttcttaacttttttttttccttaaaacacattaaaaattttactattgtttttattttatttttttggctataaaatgttttacaaaaaACACTTGCATCATTTTATCGTGtttatttcattgtaaaattatttgtcaaactttaaaatattttccaatgaccgtaaaatttttgtaaaatgttatAAAACGTTTTATCTTACAAAACTTtgataaaacattttacaaaaacataTGGTGACAATCTGACAACCAGTGAATATAACTAGTAGAATAAGTGATGTTAGGAATATTGCTAACTAATGTGTCACTAATAATAAGATGAGATTCAAACACTCGATTATTATCATATTGAAGTGTGCACATTTCAAATTGATTTCTGCATTAGCCTGTAaacattttgtaataaaatttagtattttttcagtaaatttaaataagttaataaaTGAGTATTTGAATCacctccctctttttttttttttttttttttagtaaattagtaacacatcaatttgtaaaagttATCATAGCATCACTAGGCTGGCTagctctctcactctctcactctctctattttctttcatGAGATTTCACGTTTCATGATGATTAGGCATTGATAGAGGAAGGTGTGGTGGAGCTAGTGGTGCCGGGTAATTTGCCAATTGGGTGCTCAGCCGCGTATATGACATTGTTTCAAAGTCCTAACAAAGCTGACTATGACCCAAAAAATGGGTGCCTAAAGgcttttaattcttttgctaAGTACCATAACAATCAGCTAAAACGTGCTCTCGAGATGCTGAGACAGAAGTACCCACATGCAAGGATCATTTATGCAGACTATTATGGTGCAGCCATTCGATTCTTTCACGCACCGCGACATTACGGTGAGCTTTACATGTTTCTTACATTTAtgtgtgagttttttttttttttttggttgcaaaatCAAGACCTGTAAGTAACACATCAAAAAAAATGTAGACATTACACTAATATTAATATTCAAAGTCAAATTTCCATACATAcaaagatttaatttttgtcacaccgtataattaattaatagtcATTTGGAAATGAATGACATGCTAAGATGAAATCcacttattttaaaatgaattaatagaattttaaaaattcattgagACAGTTATTTTAAGTTCCTTAGAGGATCTTAATCGGACATGCATGAACTAACTTAGTAATGGTGTGATGTCATTCCAATGGACCAGTCAATAGTTCCATTAAAAGTGAGTCACCTTATTTCAAGAACCATTTGGACATacctactttatttatttcctACTTGAAACTCTCCAACTGTTTGATAAATACAACCACATTTATACCACTCTTTAGGCATTAATCcattttactctttttattgGGCATGTGGCATTGGTTGTTAACaatattttgtgtgtgtgtgtatatatatatatatatcaagagcAAGACTTAGTTATAATACTTAGGTGCTGTTCTTTAGGTTTCcattttatgattttaccaTATAGATTTTTCCTCATGgaatgaaaatgtattttttagctAAGAAGTCACATGGTAAAATTTTAAGAGGGAAACCTAAAGAACAACACTTATAGTActatacttaagttttgtccatatataaaataagtttgcatcattttttgttttttgtttttttttttttgtttttctttcttgaacCTAAGGATACTACTTGTGCTAGTCATAATCTAGCGTAATGGGACATGGAATTTTACCATTTCTGATGTTCCAAGCTCATTTTTGGAGGATAAAGAGGTAGGAATTATGATTCTCTCTTCATTTCAAATGAAATAGGAGAGTTTTTGGTCTTGACTGTTGATCAAGCCATTACATTGATTAATTAGTCTAGCTGGAAGTGTAATCTATGATACCCATGCAAAGTTAATTACAGCATTATCTAAGTTTAGGCTTATTGTTGCATGCAGGTTTTTTCAATAGTACTCTAACAGCTTGTTGCGGAGGGGGTGGACCATACAATTTCAACAATTCAGCAAGGTGTGGTCACATTGGATCCAAAGCTTGTAATAATCCATCAGCTCATGTAAACTGGGATGGAATTCACTTAACAGAAGCATCTTACAGGCATATTGCTAAGGGTTTGATCAGTGGTCTCTTTTCCACTCCACCCCTATCCTCTCCCCTCTGAGATAGTCCAGAACATATCTCAATGGTTGGCACACGAAAATGGCTaaaccaagaaaaaacaaaatttcaatgaagaTTTTTTGTTCCAACTTGCTTATCTACTTGGCTCTACCTAGTCGGTGGATTAAAAGTGTCACTTTTCTCGTTGGTTAGGCATTAATGAATGAGTAGTCTGTGACCCTTCCCTATTGTATGTTACTTTATTTCCTCTAAAATTCCTGTTCTGTATTACGTAACTAAAGACTTATGCGTATGAGAAATTCTCTTGTGGTCAATGTTATTTATTGACCATTGTgtgttaaaatttattattgataaATGGTTATgtttaaagaattttatcaaATTAAGCTCTCCACAAGAGTTATGACcagtaaaattttatatgaacATTGATCAAAGAAGAAGCCACTAGCTGTTACGGACCAGCTTGTTGAAGTGGATTTGGACAGCAGCTCAGAACAGCTTATGCAACACAGTTGTTACTATCTCTTGGCTGCTCTGGATGAGGGTTATCTGCTGCACAAGATTGGTTCTAGCTTGTTGAAGTTATCTGattttttaggatttgtttagGAGTTATTAATGGTTATCTTGCTTATGTTTATAGGGTTGCTTTTCAAATAATGACTCTGCTTGGGTGTGTCCAACAAAGATAGGAGTTGAAAATAGGATAGGAGTTGATGTTATTTTATCTTTATCAATTAGGAATGCATTGTATGCTCAATTGGAGGCTATTTATAGCCTGCGTTTAATAATAAGAAGTCATCTAAATATTCTAGTAAAAAATCAAGCTTTTGCTTGCTAAGGAGGTCCTGGTTATCCCTCGAAGCATAACCAAAAAtttatccttcttctttatTGTTAATTCCATAATTTCCTCAATCTAACCATAGCCCCACGCAGGAAAAGAGGTGCAGCATGCGACCGAGGCGGGGGTCATATcaatttggtatcagagcaagttaTGGCTGAGAATCGTGTGGGTAGATTGGAAGGTGAGGTTAACAACCTAACTTCCATGGTTTTGGAACAACaaaaggtgatgaaggagataCAAGAGATGCTTGCAGAAATGCATACTCGTTCTGAAAAGCATACGAGTACTCATAGCAACGAAAGGGTAGAGAGTTCTCATCAGCAGGATGAGGGAGAAAGATTTTCAGGTAGATTTAACTCAGGATAGTGGGGCTCAAATGGTGTGTAGAGCTGAATAGTTTTTGGAGTTTCAAAAAATTCCCACTAAAGAGCAGTTACCTTGCTTACCACTTGGAGGGAGAAGCTCAACTGTGGTATCAACTACTTAAGGATGAAGGGGAGGAACTCACATGGACTACACTCAAGGAAGGGTTGTACACAAGAAGGGATGGAATCAGGATTCAaacttgggggggggggggtaaagTTCTTTattcaagaattttagaaaatttgaatattaatACTAGAGGTTGACAACGATGcattattagcattaattttttttgtattttttctttaaaaaaaaaaatcaataatagatatttataaattttttttaaaaaaaaaatctatttattcTTTTCATATAATTCTATACCTAATAAATTCATAAtgctatatataaaagattctaaaataaaatgcaaaaactaTAGTTAAAAGCTCAAATCCATGTCTAGtattacattaataaaacaattaaaataatggttaatcAACATCCTGAACTAATATTCAACGAAAGAAAGGGTGAGACAATTATTGTTGTCTTGCttaaggaattttttatttataattacttGGTTAAGGTTTGTTaggttaaatttattcaatcatttgtTGGCTTtgttccgtgccaaatttgcttgtaatttagcaattagataccctatatttaggtggaattcatgtaagggtagtgtgtgagagagtgtgaagaaatctCAGAAGTGTGCAATTCAAGGGAGTCTcatgactggatctcgcgattGACAAGTTGCTAgaatggcacacgtgtgaagcatgcagggggagctgaagggtcacaCCAACTGTGGCATTACAagacaaaacttccagtctggCCAGGCAGTTAGCTCGTGACTCAAACTCACTTCTCGTTCCAGTCACGAGCTTGAGTCGCCAAAATGCCTTGTTTGGTTgtaactgactcttcgcattcctcatataccctactataaatacctttatacccacgaaatgtagagagcttccagagagaattttgagagagaaaccctaaaaaaaaaaagattgactcatccataattttcatcctttgattctccaaatttctctactctcaccctctccattgacacatccttgagaggtatattagctaaatccttatctcaccatactcatatctgtgagaaggtattttggtgcttggcaAACAAttcagaagggaccaattcaatttggttgatgcaatgggctattgcGAGACctggtaagctagagaagacaaggttcaatgcaaccctgttggagcaagaagcttggaaggcttaggtgcactgggtagattagacttgaagggtcttttgctattcatgtatcctaacttcattctctagtggattattaacCACTTGAAGGGCAGCGGAAAGGTTTTATGCCGAGTatttcgatttcctcttcgataacacttCGCcatgttatctttgtgtttacatctttcttccctttctctttaccttttaattactgttgtgattgtgattaattaCAGTCTAGAGTGTGTTACCTGTTTAGGTTtagcttatattcatattctacacgtatattgtttgattataagcttgtgttggtaatttataaattgggggtctaaacattcattgatattttacacactatttgaacattcaattggtattagagtagGTGCACTTGTTATGGTTTAATTACTTGAGTGCGATCCTTGACCCCATTTGAGATAGATCGATCTCAATCTTTGAATGctcctccatattttgatggaagCAACTATGCATTTTGGAAAGTCCGCATGAGGGCATTCCTATGTTCAATCGATTAgactgtttgggatgctgtagATATAGGGTGGACTAGGCCGAAGGctgccaaatccacatgggataaggtaGCCCTCGCGACAGCTAATGCAAATAGCAAGAcactaaatgctatttttcgTGGTGTTTCTCCAGATGAGCTTcataggatttctcacattacaaTTGCCAAGGAGGCATGAAAAATATTGGAAACAACCTATGAAGGCACTAAAAAGGTCAAAGACACCAAGTTGTAGATGCTAACCACTTAATTCGAGAAGCTGAAGATGAGTGACGACGAGTCATTCGACTCATTTGATGGCAAGATGAATGAGGTGGTTATTGGGAAATGGGAAGTTCAACTTGGGTGAAAAGACAGAGGACTCAAAGATAGTGAGGAAGATCCTTCCATCATTGCTAGAGAGCTTCTGTGCAAAAGTTACTACAATTGAAAAgggcaaggaccttgatgatatCAAAGTTCAAGAACTAATTGGCTCACTTTAAACATATGAGCTGTCTTTACCTTgacaaaggaagagcaaatcccTTGCTCTAAAGACAAtcaatgagaaggtggaagctCACGACTCATCGAATGAGGATGAGGTTAAGAAAGATGTGGCATATCTTGTCATGAAGAATTTCCGAAAGTTTTTGAAGTTAAAAAAGAATGGAAAGTTTGCTGAGAAAGGAAAATTCCCAAATtcctagaaaaagaaaaaggatttcaagaagaaagatgggaaggatTCTCAATCTTCTCAAGCAATCACGTGCTATGAATGCAACGGTCATGGACATCTCAAGAAGGAGTGTCCAAACTATTTGAGAGGGAagggtaaagtgtatgccactaCTTTTAGTGACACCGACTCCTCTAATTCAGATTCAAatgaaagctgtgatggagagggaaACTTCTCTACATTCATGACCATTGCTCTCGTGGAATCTTCGGATGATTTAAGTGTGCTAGTGGAAGAGTTTGGTGAGCACACTGAATTGGAGTCAATGGGGATAGTAGAGGAATCTAATGATGAGGAAGGTGAAAGAACAGTGGAAATGCAAGAGACCTACAATTCCCTTCTTGAGAAGACCGGTGAATATGCAAAATTGGCTAAAGCAGCcattaagaaaatgaagagagcAAAGCAAGACTACAAGAGTCTTTTAGTTCGATACAAGGAGACTAAGTGTGAAGTTGAGACGTTGAATGGAGAGCTAACTGAAGCCTattcaaagataaaatttcttgagcttgagACGATTcaagctaatgctaaagtaAAGCAAGTCTCctccaagaagcttgatgaagtgcttgctcatcaaaaacctttctcTGACAAAAGTGGATTGGGATACACCGGAGAGAGCAATTCGAGTGTCAAAGTGTACAAGGAtatgaagtttgtgaaagctAAGGATCCAATAGTGGAAATCACTACTGTTGAGAAAGTGAAGGTGGAGAAGAAGCGGAATGTGATTGACCAAAGGTTATTGACTAAGCCTTTTAACTAATCAGTGGTCAAACCTAAGGGTAAAGGGAAATCTCTCCCAAAGCCACAAAGAGGTCCGAGAACTCAACATTTCTTCCATCATTGTGGAATTCAAGGACATACCAGACCCAATTGTCGTAAGCTTCAAGCACTGAAGAATTCAAGTGCTCAAAGGTCGAGAGGACCAAGGCATGGCAAAGGGAGTTAGACTACTGAGCAATCAAAAGGTCATAAAGGTGATCCCAAAGTGAgggatgtgatgaagatgattgatgcattcaccaCCTATTTGACAAGCTTTACCAGAACGTTTGAAAGTCATAACAATAATACCCAATCCTCTAGAgatatcaccccaaacacaAGTGTCGTGTAggtgaagaagggtacacatgcataagcattacaacatgtctatacattaatacttcctatgttttGTGACATTGATTGGTTGTGTGCTTTGTGTTATCTCTCTAGCAAGtgttgaatatttttgtttgattgtttgctatttgctttgaatgtttttacattttttttttatcaatctttacttgcttttgtgtcaaaaatccaaaaacacataaaaagtagaaaatccaaaaaatttgatCGTCATTATTGTGTATTGTCACAAgcatgttttgccttgtacctttgtacctATGGCTTTATGCATTTACGAGCATAGTTGTTCtttatgcactcatatcattgtgataaaaatcttgacatctatatgactgttgtaaatagatctttaaacttgtcatgaatgattagtcaatggttttgttgatcttgaaatttgcatagacttgtgcctatatatcttcccacccttttatttttttttgcttaaagagctcaacaaatgtaaatttcaaaatgaaaaaggataatgagctacaaaagccatcgcatatactagtatttgactaggaaaaagggaaagtgacttttatgaaaatgtatgatgcccaaaaagccaaagccttgttcatcaaattgaaatatcaaaaattttaggcatcgatctcaaaatgagatgtattgattcaaaatgatcaaatgatatgatgtgtatgaaaccaaatgaaaagcttcaaaattatgtaatcaagtcttgtgggaggtcatatatgcaaacttctataattgagattggttACTTTTTCTCATGCTAATTGTGTATgatttggttgaattgatcattgaagttttacattagactaaggactatctcatctTTGGTACCCTCACACATCACatatgtctatgttcaatgaatgttttattcatttgtatgattttacttaattaaatatgttgcaCATGCTCAATTATATGTTGATTAaatacaaaaagatttttaagtgttttagttgtttttggaaagtgtttttattttgaaaattttcaaaaattgtgcaaccctgttttggcgacttgccTCACAGGTTAAGCCAGTCGTAGCCCCTAGTTGCGAGCTTACATAGAAGGTTTTCGTGACTCTCTGGTGGGTCAAAGCCCAAGTCGTGAAAaagacttagatttttttttttttattattattattataaatctGGGTTTTCAGAATTCACGCGACTCAGTTTGGCGATTTGTTTGTGAGAGAAAGCTTCAGTTGCGAGGGTTACTCAAAATGTTTCGTGACTCCCCACGCGACTGACTCGCAAGTGGTACTTCCAGTTgtgaaaaacacttagacaaatttttcaaaattttgtcacaAGGGTTTTTGGCAACTTGcattggcgacttgttcgcgactCATTCTAGTGGCAAAAATCACGTGTTTTGCATAATGAGGGTTATTTTCAAGGCagttttaaaaacttttcaattttccctcGCTCATTGTGACTGTTTATTGTCTTGTTTGTTCCTCTCCCTCATAAACTCACTGTGTTCTCACAAAAATCCTCcatttttcttcatcatctcttcatcaatcttcaagaaaatgtATGGGTTCTTTACTTTTCTCAAAGTATTTCATGTTTATAACCCTTAAATTCTcggattttgaatttttgttgaagttttgaaaatatgatgTTCGAATATGGGTTGGGTAtattttgttgagtttgttatatggtttttattgtttttgataGTGTGATGCTTATTATCCTGTTTATGATGTGTTGTGCATATCATGCTCATAGTAAAATGTCTCAAAGACACTTACTTGTGTTTCTGAGGTCTCCATGGTTGTCAATGTACTTAGCCTTGcctgcacatgcttcttatatgCACACCACATGCACTAGTGTTGCACATACCTACATAAATGCCATgtttttgcatctcatacaggCTAGCTGCACATTACTACTTAGTTGATCCATTCAACATGCTTGAGTGATATTTCTTCCTAACTATCATTGTGTGCTTATTTCATGGACTAACTTGGATTTAATCAAGTTTGTGTTTGTATACTAGTGTTTTGCACTTGGTTCTTTGCTATGTGTCTGTTCTCTTGCAAATGTCTCACCGTTCCTCTTGTGGAAAAGAACCCGTGACTGATGTTCCACCATCCCCTGTTTCAAAACGAACCCGACATTCGTCTCATGACTCAAACAATGAGAGATTCAAGACTCCCCTCGACTCTCAGACTTTCCCCAGTATTTTCAAAGAAGCTCCCACCGTGGTGGAACGAATAGtgaaatttgatactttgggaACAACTTTTATTCTTAGAATTTTTGAAGAAAGAGATTGGGCCGATCTATTTGGGAACTTCGAGGACCCAATTAATGAATTAGTTAAGGAATTCTACTCAAATGCTAGATTCACCGGGTTGAATTGAAATGTTGGGTACGAGGAAGGGAATTCATCATCAACCCCATACTACATTTCAAAGGTCCTTTGAATTAATCGACTAGCAAAGGCAAACCTCATGCCATATGATGATAGACTTTCTTAAGTGCAGGATATTCTTAAAATTCTTAGGCCAGATCATGAGATTTCAACCAAAGGCACGTCCATTGGAACAACAGAGTTTGCACCTGAACTGAAGACTCTCACATTGATCATGTTCTTCAACCTTTATCCATTGTCTAACACCGGATTCATTAATCTTGGAAGAGCTCCGTTCCTATGTGATCTCATTACAGGGTTCCAATAGATATTTGCGCTCACATTTTTCAGACAATAGGGAAAACAGCAGCACGAACATGTTTTCCCATAGCAGTTCCGCTTGTCATGGGCATGTAACCAAAGTTTGGCAAAGGGAGcgtagtttgtgcacaagccggaccaaggtgagttacaattggattgatcccaactcccttatccaGAACACTTGGGCCCAGTACAGCAGGAGACAACCCAGCCCAACAttacaaaaaggcccaccataACGATATGATAGAGATGAAAACTATAATAATAGATTAAAGGGTCAAAACCTGACATTTTTTACCTAACACGATGAACATGTTTCAAACACAGGTTGGGAGCAAAGAATCCACCTCAATCTGCTCTAAAAAGACTTCAAAGAAATTATCATGGCTTGTAAAACTGCTACCatcaacacccccccccccccccccaccccaccccaaaaaaaaaaaaaaaaacctcctcTCTGGTCCTTCTCTAAACTATAATCTAATTATTACTTTCCTTAAAAAGACCTCTGTGATTAATTTTATAGGACCTGTAATATCAAATGCATGTTTTTTTGAATCTGAATCTAAAAGGCTACTTTCCTTTCTTCCGTTTTCGAAACATTTTGTACCTTCTTGAGATCTCATATTCAATTTGACTCCAAGACTTGCATTACCTCCAGACAATGTCACTACTGTTCAACTAAAAAATTGGTAGATCTGTTTAACATAAATATTCAAGTCATGGAAACTAGAAAATGATAGACAAAACCCAGCCTCTTTGTCACATTAACATATATAAACTGATTCATTTACCCAACTGATgttaattgaaataatttaaTGGTTGTCACTAAAGTTTCATCAAGAGTAAAATTCTAGGCAAGATTGATTTATCCTACAAAGATCTACAAGTCACCTTCATTCTCTGGGATGTCAGAGGTCCACAATGTGAGGTTATCCCTCAAGAGCTGCATAATTAAAGTGCTGTCTTTGTAAGATTCCTCATTCAAAGTATCCAATTCCGAGATAGCTTCATCAAAGGCTTGCTTTGCCAGGTAACAAGCCCTGGGataaaaattaacatgcaaGAACAAGTAAAtcatctccctctctc encodes:
- the LOC115988320 gene encoding GDSL esterase/lipase At5g45910-like; translation: MKLFPLLSFLFFTLGTVLSNPQRYESIFNFGDSLSDTGNFLLSGAVAFPVIGKLPYGVSFFQHATGRCSDGRLVVDFIAEAYGLPYLPPYLAIDNGHDFKHGVNFAVAGATALDPQFFKELKLESLLWTKDSLSIQLGWFKKLKSSLCTTKQDCDNYFKKSLFLVGEIGGNDYNYAFFVGASIKKLRAFVPVVVDAITKATSALIEEGVVELVVPGNLPIGCSAAYMTLFQSPNKADYDPKNGCLKAFNSFAKYHNNQLKRALEMLRQKYPHARIIYADYYGAAIRFFHAPRHYGFFNSTLTACCGGGGPYNFNNSARCGHIGSKACNNPSAHVNWDGIHLTEASYRHIAKGLISGLFSTPPLSSPL